The DNA region GTGGCAGGGGCCCGAAAAGCAAGGGGAAGGCAGAGACTGCATCCCGCGACAAAAACGTTTCTGGCGCTGCGGATAGCGGTGAATCGAGAGTTGGAGGAACTCGGGCAGTTTCTCAGTCGGACCCCCGCCACTTTAGCTTCGCAAGCGAGATGGGCGATGTTGAGCTATCACTCGCTGGAAGATCGCATGGTCAAG from Candidatus Acidiferrales bacterium includes:
- the mraW gene encoding 16S rRNA (cytosine(1402)-N(4))-methyltransferase, with the translated sequence VAGARKARGRQRLHPATKTFLALRIAVNRELEELGQFLSRTPATLASQARWAMLSYHSLEDRMVKRAFQQLARTGEFAILTKKVLQPDETEIRSNPRARSAKLRVIEKRAPGNPAWRATEIA